The DNA window GGGCGCGCCTTCGTTCGGCAAGACGCGCACTGTCGCCCCCTGTGGTTTCGCTCCGCTCCTTCATGCCGCCGAGCATGATGCGCGGGATGCCGCCCTTGGCGGCCATCTTCCGCCCGGCGCTATCCCTGTGTGCCTGACGCTCCACATTCGCCTGCGCTTTCCTGGCAACCTCGGCCATGCGTCTTTCGGCATCGGCAAGATCATGCTGTGCGGCGGCAAGCTCAAGAGCCTTGCGCTCGCGGTAATGGCTCCAGTTGCCGCCGTAGCGCGTCGTGCCAAGCGACGTCAGCTCGACGATCTGATCGACGCTTTCGAGCAATTCCCGGTCATGGCTGACGATGACCGCGCCGGCCCGCCAGCCTGAAATCAGCGCGATCACCGCCTCGCGGCCTTCGCGGTCGAGATTGTTCGTGGGTTCGTCGAGCAGCAGGAAATCCGGTTCGCTGAAGATAAGTGCGGCAAGCGCGGCGCGGGTGCGCTGCCCGCCAGAGAGTGCGGCAAGCAGCGTCCGCGGCTCTGCGTCGAGCCCCGTCCGGTTGAGCGCGGCTGCGAGGCGCGCCTCCAGCGTCCAGTCCGCCGAGGCAAGCTCGTCGGCCGTTGCCTCGCCGGCTTCGGCGCGACGAAGAAGCGCAAGCGCCCTCGTCACGCCGAAGAGATCGGCGATGGTCTCTTCGGCTGCGACCTGAACGCTTTGACGCAGCACCCCGAGGCTGCCGTTGATCGATACCGACCCGGAATGCGGCCGGATATCGCCGGAGACAAGTTTCAGCAGCGTCGTCTTGCCGACGCCGTTGCGCCCGACAAGACCGCTGCGGTCACTGCCGAAACTGAGATTGAGATTGGAAAAAAGCGGCCGCCCGTCAGGTGTGGCCCAGGAAATTTGCGAGAGAGTGATGGATGCAGGCATGGATATGGATTTCCCCGTTGGCAAGGCGAACTGGCATTGCGATCGGGTTGAAATCCATTGCGGCACACATCCTGTTGAAATGGTCGATGGCGGGCAATTTAGGGAAGAAACGCCGAAGGTTCAAGATAAAGTGGTGAACTTGCCGCCCGGCTTTCTCGGCCGGCTTCGTCCTGAGATTACCTCACACACCCTAACCCTCTTCCCTTAAAAACGTGGCGAGAGCGGACATGTCATACCAGAACGGAAGTGAGCGGAGAGGGTGAAGCATATCCTATGCCCTGCCTGCGGTGGACCGATGGGAGGGGTAGAGACCCGGGGCACTGCAAGACCGCCGAACCTACCGCTTCAAGCTCCCCAGGATCCCGCGCACCAGTGCCCGGCCGACCTGGGTGGCGACCGTTCGGGCGACGCTCTTCATCGCCGCCTCCATCACCGTTTCGCGCTGGTAGCCGGAAGACCTGCCGCGTGATTGGCCACGGCCCTGGCGGTTGTCCTCATCGCCGCCGAAGCCCGGCAGGCTCCAGCCGGAGGTCGTGCCCGGCTGCTCTGCCGCTTCTGCCTGCGCCCGCTTGGCGGCCTCGGCTTCAGCCGCCTTTTTGGCGCGCGCCGTCAGCATTTCGAAGGCGGATTCGCGGTCGACGTCCTCGTCATAGGCGCCGAGAACGGGGCTCTTGTCCATCACCTGCTGGCGCTCGCCATCGGTCAGCGGGCCGACGCGGCCGGACGGCGGGCGGATCAGCGTGCGCTCGACGATCGACGGCGCACCCTTGGCCTCCAGGGTCGAGACCAGCGCCTCGCCAGTGCCAAGATTGGTAATGATCGTGGCGCAGTCGAAGGCCGGGTTCGGCCGGAACGTCTCGGCGGCCGTCTTCACCGCCTTCTGTTCGCGCGGCGAATAGGCGCGCAGCGCATGCTGGACGCGGTTGCCGAGCTGGGCGAGCACCGTTTCCGGCACGTCGAGCGGGTTCTGCGTCACGAAATAGACGCCGACGCCCTTGGAGCGGATCAGCCGCACCACCTGCTCGACCCGTTCGATCAGCACCTTCGGCGCGTCGTTGAAGAGCAGATGGGCTTCGTCGAAGAAGAAGACGAGTTTCGGCTTTTCCGGATCGCCCACTTCAGGCAGTTCCTCGAACAGCTCCGACAGCAGCCAGAGCAGGAAAGTGGCGTAAAGGCGCGGATTCATCATCAGCTTGTCGGCGGCAAGCACCGAGATCTGGCCGTAGCCATTGTTGCTGGTGCGCATGATGTCGGATATCTTCAGCGCCGGCTCACCGAAGAAATGCTCGGCACCCTGCTGTTCGAGCACGAGCAGCGCCCGCTGGATCGAGCCGACCGAGGCCCTGGAGATCAGGCCGTACTGGCTGGAGAGCTCGGAGGCGTTCTCGCCCATATAATTCAGGAGCGAGGTGAAATCCTTGAGGTCGAGCAGCGGCAGCCCGGCTTCGTCGGCGATCTTGAAGGCGATGTTGATGACGCCTTCCTGCGGCTCGGAGGCATCCATCAGCCGGGCGAGCAGCAGCGGCCCCATCTCGGCGACGGTGGTGCGCACCCGGTGGCCCTTCTGCCCGAACAGATCCCAGAAAATCACCGGGAACTGGTCGAACTCATAATCGGCAAAACCGATCTGTTCGGCCCGCTTGGTGAGGAAGTCCTTGGGCTCGCCCCTGGCGGCGATGCCGGACAGATCGCCCTTGATGTCGGCCGCAAAGACCGGCACGCCGGCCCGGGAAAAGCCTTCCGCCAGCACCTGCAGCGTCACCGTCTTGCCGGTGCCGGTGGCGCCGGTGACGAGGCCGTGGCGATTGCCGAATTTCAGGTCGAGATATTCCGGCTTGTTGATGCTGTCGTCGGGATTGCGGCTCGCGCCGATGAAAATCCTGCCGTCCTCGATCATCCCCAGTGCTCCCTTCGGCTCTGCCGCCATTTGCTGAGAAGGCCTGGCCTTACGCCGCCTTCATCGAACCATCGTTTCCCTGTTATAAGCAGGCAGCCGGATGCGGACAACTGTCTGTCTCGGAAGCAAAAGCGGATGAAAGCCTCGTGGTAACCCTGGCTTGAGTTGCGCTCGAATCTCGACTAACGTTGACGTTAACGTCAAAATGACAGGAGGCTGACGATGAATGAAATTGTGACTGAAATCGCCGATCGCGTGGGTATTGCCCCGGAGCAGGCGGAGAAGGCGCTCGGCATGATGCTCGGCTTCCTGCAGCGCGAGGCCGCTGATGGCCCGGTCGCGCGGATGATCGAAGCAATTCCCGGCGGCGCCGATCTCGTCGCCCAGTTCAATGGCGCAGGTGAGGGCGGCGGCGGCCTGCTCGGCGGATTGATGAGTTCGCTCGGCGGTGGCGGCATCATGGGGCTCGGCCAGCAGCTGATGGGCGAGGGCCTCGGCATGGGCGAGATCACCTCGCTCGCCAAGGAGACCATCGCGATCGCCAAGCAATATGCTGGCGAAGAGCTTGTCGACGAAGTCGTCGCCTCCGTCCCCGGCCTCAGCCAGTTCGTCTGAACGAGGACAGAACGGCAAGAGCCCCGTGGCAACGCTGCGGGGCTTTACTTTTGTCGCTCCCTGAGCTCTCAAGATGGATGAACTGCATGACCGTCTGGCGCCCGCCGCAGCAGATCAGGGTGAAAGTGATCGGCCTTGCCTGGCGGGAGAACCGGCTGCTAGCCGCGGAAGTGGAAGATGACAACGGCCGCATCAAGGGTGTCCGGCCGCTCGGCGGCTCGATCGAATTCGGCGAGACACGCGAACGGGCCCTGCACCGCGAAATCCGGGAGGAGCTCGGGACGGAAATCCGCATCGTCGGCCCCTGGCATCTTCTCGAAAACATCTTCGAACACCATGGCGCACTCGGCCACGAATTCATCTTCGCGGCCGATATCGAACTGGCGGATAAAACCCTCTACGAGTGCGATGAGATCCGCTATTGCGAGCTGGATGAGACGGCGGCGACGGCACGCTGGTTCGGCCGCGACATGCTGCGGGACACCGCGCTTGAACTCTATCCCACGGGTCTCGAGACGGTGCTGTCGCGCTGGCGTGATTGAGCCCAAGGACGGTTTTGTTCTGCTCGCCAAACTTTGATCGTCCGTACTCGCTCCATAGGGAACAAGGGGCGCAGGATCGCTGTTTCTGTTGCATCGCCGACACCAGAAGGAACAGCATCATGCGCAGGTTCATTGCAGCAACGTCGATCGCTCTCCTCAGCCTCTCCGCCCCGGTTCTGGCCCAGTCGAACATGGGCATGGATGCCAGCGGCCGGATCGATGGCACGCCGCCGCTCGGCACCGCGCCGGGCGCCGAGACGCAAAGCGGGCTGATCATCCCGCTCGACTCGATCGAAACCGGCAGCATCGACAACGGTGTCCCGGCCGGTCCCGTCGACTGGGCGCGCTGCCCGCCGCGCAAGGCACGCGGCGCGCTTGCCACGCAGGGCGGCAATAGCGGCGCCTCCGTCAGCCCCGCATGCCGCGAAGGTCAGTAGGCGGGCTCTATTTGTCCTTCTTGCTCTCGTGGTGCAGGATGACGCCGAGTTCATGCCATTTGCGTCCGTCGCGCTCGATGAGCTCGTCGGCGCAGGTTGGCCCCATGCTGCCAGGCGCGTAAGCTTCGGGCGTGCTCGGGTCCTTGCTCCAGATGTCGAGGAAGGGCTGCACCGCCGCCCAGCCGGCCTCGATGCCGTCAGCGCGCTGGAACAGCGTCTGGTCGCCGATGAAGAGGTCGTAGAGCAGCGACTCGTATCCGGTGGTCTTGCCAATGTCGAATTTGTCGGCATAGCGGAAGTCGAGCGACACCGGCGTCGTATCGACCGAAAGCCCCGGCGACTTGATCGAGATCTCCATGCTCATGCCCTCGTCCGGCTGCACCTGGATCACCAGCCGGTTCGGCGGCAGGCGTCGATTGACCTCGGTTTCCCGGAACTGCGCGAAGGGCACCGGCTGGAAGGTGATGACGATCTCCGTGTCGCGCGCCGTCATTGCCTTGCCGGTTCTGAGGTAGAAGGGCACACCCGCCCACCGCCAGGTATCGGCATAGAGCTTCAGCGCCACGAAGGTCTCGGTCCGGCTGTCGGGTGAGACGTCCCTGCTGTCGCGATAGGCCGGAAGCTCGACGCCATTGAGCGGGCCGGCCGCATAGGCGCCGCGCACGCCATGCGTCTTTGCCTCCTCGGGCGTATAGATGCGCAAGGCCTTCAACACTTTGCTCTTCTCATTGCGGATAGCTTCGGCATCGAAGCTGTTCGGCGGCTCCATGGCGATCATCGCCAGCAGTTGGAAGAGATGGTTCGGCACCATGTCGCGCAGCGCGCCTGTGGCGTCATAGAATTTGCCGCGGCTGCCGACATCGACGATCTCGGCGGCGGTGATCTGCACATGGTCGATATAGCGGCTGTTCCACAGCGATTCGATGATCATGTTGGCGAAACGCGCCGTCATCAGGTTCTGCACCGTCTCCTTGCCGAGGAAGTGGTCGAGCCGGTAGACTTGGCTTTCGTTGACTTGGGCGAGGATTTGCGCATTGAGCGCCCGCGCCGAGGCGAGATCGGTGCCGAACGGCTTCTCGATGGCGACGCGGCGAAAGACGCCGTCGCTTTCATCGGTCAGCCCATGGGCGGCAAGTTTCTCGACGATCGTGCCGAAGAAGGACGGCGGCACCGCGAGGTAGAAGGCGGCATTGGCGTTCGGTCCCAGCCGTTCGCCGATCTCGACGAAAACATCCTCCCTGGTGAAATCGCCCGACATATAGGAAATGCGTTGGCGCAGGCTCTCCCAGGCCTCGTCCTTCTCCGTCTGTTCCTCGCCGTTCAGATGATTGAGAAAGGCATCGAGCCGCCCGCGCAGGAATTCGTCGTCGCCCGGCTCGATGCCGATGCCGAGGATATTGAGATCCTCACCGACGAGGCGCTGGCGCGTCAGGTTGATGATCGCCGGCACCAGCAGGCGGCGCGTCAGGTCGCCCGTCGCGCCGAAGATGACGAGGGTGACCGGCGGGGTAGGGGCAGCGTGCATGTGTCTCATCTCCGAGATTGTGCGGCCGACTATAATGCCTGCCGGTTTCGCCGCAACATAGGCGGCGAGGGGTAACAGGCATTTGACGGCGACGCGGGTGCCGCGGCCAGGTGGGTTGCAAGGAGTGCGGCGATGTCCCGTTTGGCGCTCAGCCCAGCTCCCCTCGACCATACTCAGTTGCGGACGAGCGAAGCATAGAACCAGTCGATGAAGACGCGAACGATTGGCGTAGCATGAGCCTCCGTTCGGCAGGCCACATAGACCGCGTCGTTGGCCGGAACCCTAAGTTCGAATGGCGCGATCAGCTCGCCACGCGCAATCATGTGTGCGGTGGTGATGTTGTCTCCGAGCGCAACGCCATGACCGTGCATGGCGGCCTCGATCGAAAGGCGCGCGTCGCTCATCATGTGCTGGCGCGCCGGCAGCGCAATGCCGGCGGCGGTCAGCCAGGTGTTCCACTCATTGCCGCGATCGGCGTGCAGCAGCATATGGTCGCGCAGGTCGCGCGGGGAGCGCAGTGGACGCCTGTTCATGAGCGCCGGGCTGACGACAGGGAAGAGCTCCATCCGGCTCCACAGGCGCGACCAATAATTGGGCCAGTTGCCGCCGCCGTAGAGAATGCACAGGTCGACATTCGGGGAGCTCAGATTGTTCGGGTCGTTCGAGGCGCGCAGGTCGAGCTGGATGTCGGGATATTGATCGGTGAATTCCTGCAGCCGCGGGATAAGCCACAGCGACAGTACTGCCGCAACACAGGTCACGCGCAGCGTGCCGCCGGTCGCGGGCCGGGTCATCGCGGCTTTCGCTGCTGCGATGTCCGAAAATGCGTTGGAAACGACCGGCATCAGCAACGCGCCCTGGCTTGTAAGCTTCAGCCATTTGCCGCCCCGTTCGAACAGGCGCACGCCTAGGGATTCCTCTAATGTGCGTATCTGATGGCTGATCGCGCCGTGGGTGACATTCAACTCGCGACCCGCCGCGGAAACTGATCCATGGCGGGCGGTTGCCTCAAACGCGCGTAGCGGATTGAGGGGCGGCAGACGGCTGGACATGAGACAAAGACCTGTGAGAAAAACTTGCATGAAACTGTAGATTAATATCAATTGCTTTTCCAGCGAGCTTGCCGTTCAATCACTGAGAGAAGCCATCGGCCTCTGCGGCAAAGCTGCAGCCGAGGACCGATTTGCCATCCTGATCGCAACATCGTCACCCTCAAGAAGGCCGTCATGTCCTGGAATGAAACCAAGCTTTCCGAACTCCGAGCGAGATATGGCGACAGCCACGGCGGTGAGCTGCACCATCCTGAGTTCCGCAAGGTCGCGGAGAAGATCTTCAACAAGAGCGGCACCCGGCTCGCGCCCTATTCGGGAATCCCGACATTCCTCTCCGCCCCGCTGATGCAGGTCGACAACGAGAATCCGGATTTCGGTGATCTGCAGGTCGCGATCCTCGGCGTGCCGATGGATCTGGGCGTGACGAACCGCCCGGGCTCGCGCTTCGGACCGCGCGCGTTGCGCGCCATTGAGCGTATCGGGCCTTATAACCATGTGCTCGGCTGCGCGCCGGTTCAGGAACTGCGCGTGGCAGACATTGGCGATGTGGCGTTTCAGAGCCGTTACCGGCTGGAATTGTCGCATGAAGATATCGAAAAACGCGTCGCGCAGATCGTTGCCGCAGGTGTGCTGCCGCTCTCGGTAGGCGGTGACCACTCGATCACTCATCCGATTCTGAGGGCCGTCGGCAAGGAGCGGCCGGTCGGCATGATCCATATCGACGCCCATTGCGATACCGGCGGTGCTTACGACCTGACCAAGTTCCACCACGGCGGGCCGTTCCGCAACGCCGTGCTCGACGGTGTGCTCGACCCGACGCGCGTGATTCAGATCGGCATTCGCGGCTCGGCTGAATATCTCTGGGAGTTTTCTTACGCCTCGGGCATGACGGTGATCCATGCCGAGGAGATCTCGGCAATGGGCATCCCTGCAATCATCGAAAAGGCGAAGGCCGTCATCGGCGATGGGCCGACCTATCTTTCCTTCGACATCGACAGCCTCGATCCGTCTTTCGCGCCGGGCACCGGAACGCCGGAGATCGGCGGCTTCACCACCCGCGAGGCGCTGGAGCTCATCCGGGGGTTCAAGGGCGTGAACCTGGTCGGTGGCGATGTCGTCGAGGTCGCGCCCCAGTATGACGCCACCACCAACACAGCCCATGCCGGCGCGCAGATGCTGTTCGAAATATTGAGCCTGATGGCGTTCAGCCCGGCAATCCGCCGTGCCACCTGACGGGCCTGGCCGCAGCTCAAGGCCAGGAACGAAAAGAAGGCCGCAAAGGCCTCGAATACATTGAAAGAGGGAAGCGGCGTGCCGCATCGGTTAGGAGAAAGACGATGACGAAATTGACAATGAACCGCCGCACCGTGCTCGGCGTCGGAATAGGTGCTGGTGTAGCCATGTTGGCAATGCCCAATGTGCTGCGCGCTCAGGACAAGTCGCTGAAGGTCGGTGTTTATGGCGGCTATTTCAAGGACTCATTCGACAAGAACATCTTTCCGGAGTTCACCAAGGCGACCGGCATAGCGGTCGAATCCGTCGCAGAGCCGACCGGCGAGGCCTGGCTGGTGCAGATGCAGCAGGCAGCCAAGGCAGGCCAGGCGCCGGCTGACGTTTCCATGATGTCGCAGGTGTCGATGCGCAAGGGTCAGGCCACAGAGCTCTGGGCTCCGCTCGACCTCGCCAAGATCAAGAATTCCAGCAACTTGCTTGAGCGCTTCATCAACAAATACCCGGATGGCCGCGTCGCCGGCATCGGCGCGGTCTCATGGTTCATCACCCTGGTCACCAACACCGATGTTTACAAGGAAGCGCCGACCAGCTGGACAGCGCTGTGGGACCCGGCCAATGCCGACAAGCTCGGTCTGCTGGCGCTCGTCTCCAACTCCTTCCTGCTCGACGTGACGGCAAAGACCTATTTCGGCGGCGCCCAGGCGCTCGACACTGAGGAGAACATCCTCAAGGTCTTCGCCAAGCTCGCCGAGCTGAAGCCGAATGTCCGCCTGTGGTATCGCGACGAGGCGCAGTTCGAACAGGCGCTAAAGTCGGGTGAAATTCCGATGGGACAGTATTATCACGACGTGACCGGCCTCGCCGCCGCGGACGGCCAACCCGTTCGCTCGACCTTCCCGAAGGAGGGCGGCATTCAGGACGCAGGCTCGTGGGCGCTGTCGAAGGCGTCGCAGAAGACGGAAGAGGCGCATATCTTCATCGACTATATGTGTCAGCCGTCCATGCAGGCCGTGCTGTCACGCAAGGTGGGCACCTCGCCAACGGTCAAGCGCGAAACGACCGACCTGAACGAGAAGGAATTTGCGGCGGTTTCCTCCGACATCGAACCGATCATTCCACACTACGACATGTACATCTCCAAGGCCGACTGGCTGAACGAGAAGTGGACGGAAATGATCGCCAGCTGACGCTCATCGTGCTTTCGCAGGCCCCGTTCAGGGGCCTGCCTTTCGGTCGGGAAGAGGCATATGTCGGGACTCACGCTTCAGAATATCGTCAAGGACTTCAGCGTCATTCGCGCCGTCGACAATGTCGACCTGACGGTGCCGCACGGCGCATTCGTCTGTCTGCTCGGCCCCTCCGGCTGCGGCAAGACGACCTTGCTGCGCATGATCGCAGGTCTCGATCTGCCGACATCGGGCCGCATCACGCTCAACGGGAAAGACATCACCAGGACGCCGACGCACCAGCGTGAACTTGGCATGGTGTTCCAGTCGCTGGCGCTGTTCCCGCACCTGACGGTGGGCGAGAATATCGCCTACCCACTGCGCATTCGCGGCCGTCCGAAGGACGAGCAGGCGAAGCGTGTCGAAGAGCTGCTGGCGATGATTTATTTGCCAGGCTACGCTGATCGCGCCGTGTCGAAACTTTCCGGAGGCCAGCGGCAGCGCGTCGCAATTGCAAGGGCACTGGCGATTTCGCCAAAACTCTTTCTGCTCGACGAGCCGCTGTCGGCGCTTGATGCCAAGCTGCGCGAAGCCATGCAGGTGGAGCTTCGCCAGCTTCATCAGCGGCTCGGCATCACCACGATCGCCGTCACGCACGATCAGCGCGAGGCGATGACCATGGCCGATACGGTCGTGGTCATGAACGGCGGTCAGATACGCCAGGCGGCGTCGCCGACCGAGATTTATCGCAGACCGGCAGACAGCTTCGTCGCGGATTTCATTGGCCAGACAAATCTGGTCGAGGCCAGGCGAGAGGGCGGCGCGGTCAGCATATTGGGGCAGCCGGTCGCCGACCTGTCGCTGTCGCCAGGGATCGAGCGCGCCACGCTCTCGATCCGGCCGGAAGACGTGCGCCTGGGCCCGCCGAAGGTCGGTGCACTGACGGGCGAGGTCACCTTCGTGCGCGATCTCGGCGGCGTCGTCGAAACCTTTGTCAATGTCGGCGGTCAGCAGTTCATTGCGGTCTCGACGCCGCGCGAGCGCCCCGATGTGGCGGTTGGCCAGACGGTGGGCATTGCGCTCACCGACAGGGACTGCGTGGTGCTCGACAAATGAGACGCGAAGCCCCCCAGACGCTTGGCGACTATGCCCCGCTAGCCTTCCCGGCGATCATGCTGATCGTCTTCTTCGTCGTGCCTTTCGGCACCATGATTTCCGTCAGCTTCTTCAAGCGCCAGCAGGGCGCCTTCTACACGCCTGATTTTGTCTTCGACAATTATGTCCGCTTCCTCTCTGCCTTCTTTGGCGGGGTGCTCAGCTTCTCGCTGATCCTTGCGATTGCGGTGGCCGTCATGTGTGTCGTTCTGGCCCTGCCTTTCACATATCTGCTCATCCGTATGAAGCGGAGCACCCAGGTGGTCTGGCTGGTCGCACTCCTTTCGATCCTGTCCCTTTCTGAGGTAATCATCGGTTTCGCCTGGTCGACGCTGTTTTCGCGGACGGCCGGCATCACCAACCTATTCGTGTGGCTCGGCCTCATGCAGCAGGCAGTCGCCCTGACACCGAGCATCGGGGCCGTTGTCACCGGCATGGTCTACCAGGCCTTCCCCTACACGGTCCTGGTCCTCTATCCCGCTCTGGTGCGGCTTGATCCGACGCTTTCGGAGGCCGCGCGTACGCTCGGCGCTTCGCCGGTCAAGGCATTCTTCACCGTCGTCGTGCCTGCGCTGCGCGATACGATCGTCGCCACGCTGATCATGGTCTTCATCTTCGCGCTCGGGTCCTATCTGTTGCCTCAACTGCTCGGCCGCCCGCAGCACTGGACTTTTTCCGTGCACATTACCGACCAGGCGATCTATCAATCGAACATGCCCTTCGCGGCTGCCATGGCGGTTTTCCTGGTGTTGGTCACACTGGCCCTTGTAGCGCTGACCCTGCTCGTTGGCCGCCGAGGAGGGGCGATCAAATGACTATTCTCCGCAACGTTCTTTTCGGGGTCGTCGGACTGTTTCTCGCTCTGCCGCTGATCGTCGTCGCCGGGGTGTCGGTCAACGCCAGGCAGAGCCTCACCTTCCCGCCGCAAGGCTTCTCGCCCGGCTGGTATGGTCAGATATTTCTCGACATGGAATGGCGCAACGCGCTGATCGCGTCGCTTGTGCTGGCGCTGTCGTCGGCGGCGCTGGCAGTGCTGATCGCCTTGCCGCTAGCCTGGTTCCTATGGCGCCGCTACGCGCCCTGGGCCAATATCTTTCAGTTGCTCGGCGTAGCGCCCTTTACCTTGCCGCCGGTTATCACGGCGCTCGGCCTGCTGACTTTCTGGGCCACGACCGGATTTTACGGCCAGTCCTGGACGGCGGTGATCGGCCACGCCATTTTCTTCGTCACGCTGCCGCTGGTAACCATTTCGCTCGGCTTTTCTGCGATCGACCGCTCGCTGGTAGAGGCCGCCTCGACCTTGGGAGGCGACGACCGCACGGTGTTCCGAACCATCGTTCTGCCACTGATCTCGCCGTACATCGTGTCGGGCTACGCTTTTGCCTTTGTACTGTCGCTCAACGAATACATCGTTGCCTACATGACGGTCGGTTTCACGATGGAAACGCTGCCGATCAAGATCTTCAATTCGCTGCGTTACGGCTACACTCCGACCATGGGGGCGGTGACGGTCCTGTTTGTGGCGACGGCAGCGATCGTCTTCAGCCTCGTCGCGCGCTTCGGCGACCTTCCGAAACTGCTGGGCGCGATGACGTCAAGCGAACCGTGATCGAGGCAACCCATCCCGCCACGGAACGCCGGTGCGTTCCGCAGTCCTTTTCTACGCGGCGGCGATCATTTGATGAACGTTCTGAATGCCGAACTGATAGCAACGATGGCGCAACTGGGTTGCAGGACGGTCGAAGACTTGCCACCGCGTCGGTGGCCGAAAGGCAGGACGGCGAAAGCCAAACTTGATCTCGGATGGAGAATTGTGTGACTGAAGCCGTTAGGATGAGCGTCGAAGCCCTGCAAAATCGAGTCGTTGCCATCTTCGAGCGCGCAGGCTTGAACAAGATCCAGGCGGTGGCTTTGGCCCATGTCATCGTGGCCGGTGAGCGCGATGCCTGCAAGTCGCACGGAATTTACCGCATCGAGGGTGCGCTGCGCACGGTAAAGGCGGGCAAGGTGAAGCCCGATGCCGCTCCTGTCCTTGCGCCGGATGACGGCAGCGCCATCGTCAGGGTCGACGCGCAGGGCGGTTTCGCCAGTGCGGCGTTTGAACTTGGCGTACCCGCCCTGGCGGAACGCGCCAGGCGGCTTGGCATCGCCGCCATGGTCATCAACGATTGCTCGCACTTCTCGGCCCTGTGGCCCGAGGTCGAGGCACTGACCGCGCATGGCCTGGCAGCATTGGTGATGTGCCCGAGCTATGCGACGGTTGCCCCATCCGGAGGCAGCAAGCCTCTGCTGGGCACCAATCCATTTGCCTTCGGCTGGCCTCGCAAGGACCAGCCGCCCTACGTGTTCGATTTTGCCACGTCGGTGGCGGCGCGCGGTGAGATCGAACTGCACCGCCGCGCTGGCAAGCAACTGTCGGACGGTTGGGCGATCGATGCTGAAGGCAATCCCACCACTGACCCGGTTGCTGCGCTCGAAGGCGCAATGATGCCCTTCGGCGGCCACAAGGGGTCCGCCATCGCCACCATGATAGAACTGCTCGCCGGAATCATGATCGGCGATCTCACCAGCCCCGAGGTTCTGGACTACCTCGGAACGACGACCTTGGCGCCGTTTCATGGCGAACTGATCATTGCAATATCACCCCAGAACTTCGCCAGGGGCCGCCCCGGCGATCCGTTCGCGCGCGCCGAAATCCTCTTCGAAACGATCGTCGGACAAGGCGCGCGGCTGCCATCGCAGCGCCGCTTCGCCGCGCGGATCAAATCGGAAGCCGAAGGGATCAGCCTGACTGCAGCGGAGATCGCCCAGCTGGATGCGCTGCTGGCTGGCGGACTGGCCGCCGTTAAATAAAGCACGTCGTTCGGAAATGCGCAGCGGTTTCGGGGCAATGACGGATCCATCGACCTCGGAATCTCATGTGCAATCCCTGCGAACTGTGAGCGCAAGGGTGCGAAGAGCATGCCGGGCGCAGCCGGTCATTTCTTCACCGCCACTATGAAAAGCCGCGGAAATCTGAGAAGTACCCGCCCGTCCGACAGCTTAGGATGGGCTTGTTCGACCCGCGCGAGGTAATCGGCGAGAAATGCCTCGCGATGCTCTTCGCCGGCACGGGCGAGATAGGGCATCAGCCCGGTTCCCTTGACCCATTCGACGATCGCCGCCGCATCGGCCATCGGGTGATTATAGATGGTGTGCCAGATGTCGACGCGCGAGGCTTTGGCGATCAGCCTGTCGTAATAGGCGGACGGCGGGGGCAGGGGGCTGCGGCGCACGCCCTTCGCCGCGAAGGCAGCCTTCCACGGGCCGGCATGGGAGGTCTCTTCCATCGCCAGGTGCGAGGGTTCTCCGAGATTGTCGGGCATCTGCACGGCAAGAACGCCGCCTTCGGAAAGCCCGTCCATCAGCCGGTCGAAGATGTCGAGAT is part of the Rhizobium bangladeshense genome and encodes:
- the tam gene encoding trans-aconitate 2-methyltransferase, which gives rise to MAWSASQYVKFEDERTRPARDLLAQVPLQNLRRAVDLGCGPGNSTELIIERFGAAGVSGLDSDINMLEAARRRLPGTAFVEADLASWQPAEPADLLFANAVFQWLPDHLDIFDRLMDGLSEGGVLAVQMPDNLGEPSHLAMEETSHAGPWKAAFAAKGVRRSPLPPPSAYYDRLIAKASRVDIWHTIYNHPMADAAAIVEWVKGTGLMPYLARAGEEHREAFLADYLARVEQAHPKLSDGRVLLRFPRLFIVAVKK
- a CDS encoding Ldh family oxidoreductase, whose translation is MSVEALQNRVVAIFERAGLNKIQAVALAHVIVAGERDACKSHGIYRIEGALRTVKAGKVKPDAAPVLAPDDGSAIVRVDAQGGFASAAFELGVPALAERARRLGIAAMVINDCSHFSALWPEVEALTAHGLAALVMCPSYATVAPSGGSKPLLGTNPFAFGWPRKDQPPYVFDFATSVAARGEIELHRRAGKQLSDGWAIDAEGNPTTDPVAALEGAMMPFGGHKGSAIATMIELLAGIMIGDLTSPEVLDYLGTTTLAPFHGELIIAISPQNFARGRPGDPFARAEILFETIVGQGARLPSQRRFAARIKSEAEGISLTAAEIAQLDALLAGGLAAVK